The stretch of DNA GCGCCATTTGTTGTAGGCAGCGCATTTAATGGAATTTCTTCCCCCTCTTTTTCCGCCACAAAGCGGACTTTAGTCGGAGGAATAGGAGAGGCAGTGACAATCGCCTTCATAAAGGTTGTACCTTCCGGGAAACTTTGGCCTTCCGAAAGTTGAAGCTTACTCATATGCGCTTGCACTTCCGTCAATTTACCACTTAGCACGGTAACGGAATCATCGGGATTATCGAAATCAAAATCAGAAGGATAGCTATCCACATGCGTATCTCCTGTGGCGATCGTTGCAATGCCGTGCAGGGAACCTGCGTCCAACCAGGCTTCGGTAGCCGAAATAGGGCTAACCGTAAAATGGCTGGCACCGCTTTGGATGGTGGTAGAAAGAAAACCGAGGTCGATATCCGCAAGATCAGTAGCATCAATCTGAGGAGACTGGAAAGAAACGCCCGCTTTTGCCATCACCCGGGCCCGCACCAATTTGGTTAGGTCGCGGTAACTGATATTCCCTTGGGTTGCTCGTAGCACTTGCAGTAAATAATAGGTAAAGACCCCAAAGCGCCCTTCTACGAAAGGCGCTTCTTTGGACAATTCATTCTCCCGGCAAGCTTGCAGGGAAACAGCTTTTGCTGCCTGAGGCAGGCTGAACGCGTTAGTGTCCGCCTGGGAGAGGATAGCCGCTGCTTCCTCAAAGAAAACGTAGGAATTTATAGGGCGCGCTCGATTGGCTGGTGCCACAGCTGCTTCTGGTGGTTCCGAAAAACGGACCCTAATGCGTTTATCCCCAAAATTACGCGTGCCTCCACCGGAGAAACAGCAATCCAGCGCGGATACGATATGTGGGCCTTTTTCAGCGATTTTCCGCAATAAGTAGCGCAATTCAAGGTCACTGATCGGGTAAATTCTTTGCCCATTGACATCGATAAAACTATCTTGGGCCACCATTACTCCTCCGCGGTGTGCTTCATTGTCGGCCCCACCAATATGATGAAGCTGAGAAGGCCGGAATTCAAACGAGCCGTGCCCGCTGAAATGAATAAAGACCGTATCGTTGCTGGTCGCCCTCGTCAGAAATTCCTGAAAAGCAGCCAGGATATTGGCACGTGTGGCCGCTTCAACCGGGCCATCCTCCGCACATTGTATCTGTGGTGCGATGATATTGTGTGAGTGCCCTGCTACGATGCTCCGCAGTTTTTTAATGAATAATTTCTCTTCTGGGTTTTTGATACTTTCTTTCAGGTATCGTTCCACTTCTTCACTATCACGAACACAGCCACTCAGGTTTAAACTACCACCCAGGTAATCATAGCGGTTCACGCCAATCAGTAAGGCATATACGTTGCCTTGAGGCTCGAGGTTGACCTGATTGGTAAAAGGAGAAGGATTATTGTTGCGGTTTTGAACAGTAGAATCTGTTTGTCCAACCAAAGGTTGCTGTGGCGCATTGCCGCCCAGCCCTTTGCCGCCCATCAATAGCCCCACTGGGAAATCGATTCCATTCGAAAAACTGACGGGGGTCTGTGTTTTTCCTAATATAATAGCGGTGGCTGGCACTTTTGCGGCCAGATAGCTCCATACCTCATGTGCCGTCACCATCGTCCGTCCATCTCTGGCAAAGTCGGAATAGCCACTGAGGGCTTCGAGCAAGTGCCAGGTGAAGGTGGAAATGCCTTTATTAGGCAAGACCAGCGAGTGCTCATCTCCGGTAGTAGAGAAGAGGAGCGTTTGGCCTTTGCTGGCGGCAGGGTTGGGAATGGGTTTTGGGCCTCCCATCGTATCATCATTGTCATCTGGCGGAGGAGGAGGGTCTGGAATAGGTTTTGGACCTCCCATCGTATCATCATTGTCATCTGGCGGGGGAGGAGGGTCTGGAATAGGTTTTGGGCCTCCCATCGTATCATCATTGTCATCTGGCGGGGGAGGAGGGTCTGGAATAGGTTTTGGACCTCCCATCGTATCATCATTGTCATCTGGCGGGGGAGGAGGGTCTGGAATAGGCCGAAAAAGCCCTCCATCCTCTGTTATTGTTAAGCTTTGGCTATCGGATAGAAAAAATAGATGACTGGGAGGAAGGCTTTGGATTAAGCCATTTAATACATTAACATTTAAGGCTGATTGAAAAAGACTTCCTAGGTCATCTACTACATCATGGGGTATAAGGTAAAGTGGAGCTGTATTTTCGACATGTTTAATTTCATAGCCTGAGAAGTAAATAAAGGCTGTTTTATCCTGGCTTTCATCCTGCCTCAATTTTTCTTCCAGTTGCAAAAAACCGTTGACAATATTATGACGGGTAGCGTCCTCGCCAATAATGCTAATGACATTTTTAAGTTTGTAGGCACAGCGATCTTCTGCTACTAAGACGGTGTGAAGAGCTTGGGCATTGGCTTCTCCTTTCGTTTGTAGATGCGAAAAGGTAGAGCGTCGCAAGGCATCCATTCCGATGACTAGCGCGTAGGCGTGTTCAAAGCGATTGGTCATTTTTTTGGGTTTTAGGTTTATGGTTATAAATGATGTTCACTTGTACTTTTCATCAGCAAGGGCTTAGTGGGCTTTGGGATATTAAATCGTAGTTTGGAAACTACAATTAGCGTGGATCAGTTGCAGGTGGAAAACACCTGCAACAGCTAGGCGCAGGGCCTAGCTAGCATCCCAGGATTCCAATTTTTGCAAAAATTCTTCCTTTTTCCGACGGGAAATGCTGATGGCTTTTTTGTCGCTCATGATCACAAAGCCCCCTTCATTGCGAATATATTCGGTTAGGTGATTAAAGTTGATCAAATAGGAATGATGGATGCGGCAAAAAGGATAATCTTCCAGTTTTTCTTCTACCCAACTTAGGGATTTAGTCAACTTAATGGGTTTTTGTCCATCGAGGTACAAAACAGCCACATTGTCTTCTGCTTTTACGTATATAATATCCTGTATATCAATAAATTGCTGCCCCGTAGCAATCGGAAAGCCTATTCTTGGCGTACTGGGGGTAGCGAGAACCGGAGCCGGTTGTTGCAGCAACTTCGCCCGAACCTTGGCCACGGCATCCATCAACTCCTCCTCTTCTACCGGCTTGAGCAGATAATCTACCGCACTATTTTTTATGGCTTCGATGGCATATTGGTCGTAACTGGTGGTAAAGATCACCTCAAAAGAGGGGTGGCGAATAGCTTTCAGGACATCAAAGCCGGTCATATCTCCCAACAAAATATCCAGAAAGATGACATCCGGCAAATGTCTTTTAATGGCCAGAATCGCATCTGCTCCGTTGGTGCATTCTGCTACGATATCCACCTCCGGGCAATTCTTTTGCACCTTGTATCGCAGGTTGTCCATGCCCGAAGGTTCATCCTCAATCAATATGGCTCGTAAAGTACTCATGTTTATTTCTTGGTCATTTGTTTAAAAGGAATTTTTAGGACAACTTTAGTCCCGTTGGCTTGACCATTTTCATCAAACAAATCAATGATCTCTACTTTGGCCCCTTTGGCCCGCCCCATCACATGGAGCCTTTCCTGGTTAATTTTCATCCCCACTGATTTTTGCTGTAAAACAGAGGAAGCTTTCATAGCGGCAGATTTAGCTCGACCTACACCATCATCTTCAATGATAATTTGTATGTATTTCCCTTCTCTTCGCGCTTCAATTTTTAAAAGTCCTTTCTCCATCTTTGGTTTGATCCCATGCCAAATGGCGTTTTCCGCATAAGGTTGTAAAATCATGGCGGGGATTTCAACCTGCTCCGGATCAATGTCATCGCTGATATGGATCTCGTATTGTAATTTATCCCGGAAGCGGAGCTGCTCTAAAGCCAGGAAGTGTTTTAGGGTTTCTAGTTCTTCGGCCAGACTGGCACTGCCCTCTCTGGAACTGTTTAGGATTCTACGAGATAGGCGGGAAAAATGAATTAAATATTTAGCAGCAGCTTCTTTTTTGTCGAGGTTAACTAGGCTTTCTATGGCATTGAGGCTATTAGAAATAAAGTGGGGATTGATTTGGGCTCTTAGGGCTTCCATTTTGGCTTTAAGTCTTTTCTGCTGCTGTCTTTGTAAGAGTAATATAAACAATAATCCTGCAACTATGAATCCAACGCCACTTGCAAGTCGTTGGTTCCTAACTTTTAGGCTACTTTTAGCTTCGAGTTCCCTTCTTTCAAGCGCTCTGTTCCTTTGATTAGCAAGTTTTAGGATATCACCTATTTTTTCCGTAATACCAGCATAATTGGTATTAAGAAAATCAGGTAAAGGCCCTTCAAGAAGATTACTACAATCCATCTTTCTGACCCTTAATCGGTAACTACATAAGCCTGATATGTTGCTCCCCATTTTTTTCATAATAGGTAATACTCCTTCTTTTTTGGCCTCTTCCATTGCTTGCTTGTAAGAAACGATCGCAGAGTCTACATATGAATACGCTAGATCTTCTGTATCACTTTTGAATGCCATCTGCTGATAAAGGCTTCCTATTTGATCATACAAGAAGTATTTGTCTTCTTTTTGAAGTTCGAAACATTTTTTATAACTCTGAAGCGATTCTCTGGCGTATTTTTCAAGTCCAAACGATTGATATTGTTTAAATCGAAGCCTGCCTAAATTCTGATATCCTCTAACCGTTGCATTCAAGTCGTTAAAATCTTGAGCATACTTCAGTCCATCATTAATTAGCCTTTCTGCTACCAAAAATTCTTTACGATTATAGTACATTTGGCCCCAATCAAAGTTTAATCGTGCTAAGGCAGACTTATTGTTAGTAAGTCGATACAATTGCGTACTAGAACTAAAGAAAGAATCGGCCAAGGTATGATTATTATTTGCATACAGCATTGCATAATAATGCAACAACTCTCCTTTTTCGATCAAAGAGTCATTTGCTGTCAATCGTCCTAAATCAATTATATTTTTCGAATTATCCAAATATTTAAGAGCTGTATCAATTTGATTTTTCCTCATATGGAAAAAACCTATCAGATTATATGATCTCGTTATCCAAATATCACATTTCAGTGTTTCAAATACTTCCTTACTCAACTTAGCATCTACCAAAGCATCCTCAATCCCCTCCCCATACTTCTCCTTCCTCCCCTTCAATAAGGAAATATAATAAGCACTAATCCCCCGAGACAACTGCCAATTCTTATCCGTCGCTATACTATAAGCAGTATCCGCATATATCAAAGCCACGTCATCATCATAATTTTTCAACTTATCCGTCAAGGTCAGCAGGCTATCTAATTGCTTCCGCACACCTTTCACCTCATCCAAACCCTTAAAAACAGCTTTGGTATCCAGGTATTGATCCATATTCTCCTCCGGTGGTTCGCCGCTATAGCTCGGTTCAAAATTAGGATGGTCGGGGTTGCAAGAAAAGAGGAAGTAGAAAATAGAAAGTATGCTGATGAGCTTGAAGCTGGGGTGAATACGGAAGGTTCGACCTGGCTTGAATCCAGGTTCTAATTCGCTATTAATTAGCTGTTTATAATATATTTGTTTATTATTCACTTTTAAAAATCTAGTGCTTTGATGCGATAAATATAACATTCACAGCTCTTTAGGGTTCCTCCCTTTCCACATAGTCAAAAGTAGCACAATATCTATGAAAAAAAAACCACATCTTGATGTGGATAGCCTGGTGCGCTGTGTAATTAATTTCTTTATTTTAGCCTTCTAGCTCGGGCGATCCATCCCCCATTTGGAACAAAACGTGGATCGACCTTACGTTCCTAAAGGCGTGCTATAGGCATTTTCGTGCCTTTTTTGCCAATATTTAATCCCTAATGGGATTTTTTTGGCTTAGCCTGACGCTTATGGTGAAAAATTTACCTATCGATAGACAAGCTCTAAAGTAGGCATTTTTTTAATTCCAAGGCAGTACTCCTTGTGCCAAAAAAGTTCGTTTTACCTTAAAAAAGGCAATAGGATAGCCTTCGTATAGGCTAGGGTGTTGGTGGTCTGTCGGGTCAAAGGGGTTGGGAACTAATCCGTTCGCTAGTTTTTCAGCCTTGCCCAACGCTTTGGGGAAGAAAGTAACTTTGACAAGGGTTTTGTCTCCTTGGGGCTGGGCATGACCAGCTATCCGAAAATCCTGCCCATCAAAACAAAGGGGAACAATCGTTTCTGCTTCCTCGCAGGGGGTATTTAGTTCTATTGATAGGGGGTGTTGGTCGAAGTCTTCATTTTCAGCGAGGTTTAGCTCTGTGAAGACCAGGACCTGCCCGCTGGCCGTGCCTGTTTTTTTATCAAAATGAATTAATTCAAGGTCAGGGCTGGTAAAAAGCCTGAATCTAGCAACGGGGTCTGCACTTTGGGGGTCCCAGGGGGCTTCTATCCAGCTCAGTTTTGCCTGGATTCCTGAATGTGGAAGTATGCGGACTTGGCCATCGGCTATGGATACCACCTGATCCGATTGGATTTGCGCTAAGGTTTGTATGAGGTTTACCTTCATCGTAAAACTGCACCAATCATCGTCTGCTTTGGCAAGTTGGCTCCAGCGGCGGCGCATCGCGCGAAAGCTGCCTAATTTTGACTGCAAAAACTGCTCATGTTCAATGGGTTGCGTAGTTATTAGTATTTTGAAATAAGAGGTCGATTCCCAATCGTTTTCCAGCAACCACAAGCCCATGTTTTTTTTCCACAAGGGGAGTAGCACCTCCGATTGCCCTTCGAAATCCGATGGATGAAAAGAGACAGGGCCTTCATAGGCATTGATACTATAGTCTTCCCTTAAGTGAAGTAGGTAGCAATACAGTGGCCGACCTTGCGCTATTATCCTGATTTTAGGGTTTATGGGAAGGCCGATTACGCCGTCATTTGGTCGATGAAAATATTTATCAAGGGATAAGTATAGCTTAATTTCGGGCCCATTCAATGGATATACCTGTCCCTTCTTGTCTCTTGTTTCCAGGATAAATTTAAGTTTGGGCTTTAAGCGAGACTTTTGATGGTCAAGCAAGATCATCCTATTCCATTTAACGATCTTCACTATATTTCGGAAAATGACGGCAGCTGTTTTTTCCGCTTCCTGTACCTGAGGAATGGCAAATAGCTGCAAGTTCCGTTGTACATCATACATAATATATTGGCGGTCGCTAGCCTTTACTTCCATTGCTGGCTGGTCTGCTCCGTTTGACGGAGCAAGCCAACGGATATTCAAGGTCTCTTCCCAGGCGTCCTTTAGGTCTTGCAACGCTTCCTCATCACTTCCATGCAAATAAACAAAGACGGGTTCGGCAGGAAAATGATACAGTAGACCATAATATTGGCGTTTGGTATCCAGGTTTAAGTTTGTGCTCACCTGTATTTCGCTTTTCAGGGCACCCACTGCTTTAATACTGGTCTCCCCTATGACCATTTCTTCTGGTGGAAGGTTTCGGATCAGCAGCTTTATGGCTTGTACAGGCTTGGTGGGTAAACCATGAATCGCGCCACATTTCACGACCCATCGCCCTTCTTCAAAGGTTATCACATACCGGTCGGCTCTCCCCATCGGGGTTCCATCCAAAAAACGGGTATATGGATTAAAATTGCCGATGCTTTCGAATTGTGGGTTTTGGGCTTTCCGAGCCTGATTAGAATTGGCCTTGGTGCGGAGGTATAGGTCAGCATAATTGAGTTGCCCGGCAGTGGCATCCAAGGCATTGACTAAGCTATTGGTGAAAACCCCACCGGTGGGTAAATCCCCTGCCTTTTCGATGCTAGAACAAGCAGAAATGAGCAGGTGTCTAGCCAAGGGCACTTGTAATTCCTTTTCCTTTTCTAACATTTTCAGATAAACTCCATCCAGATAAGTATCCAGGTTTCGTCTGACCTTTGCTGGCCTAAAACCAATAACACCTCCTCCAATCCCTCTGTCTGCAATGAAATTGCGGGTGCGATAACCCATATTCTCAGCCAAATCCCGGGTTCCGGAGCCGGAATGACAGCAATCTAGCGAAACCAGGATGTGGGGGGGGCATTCCTTGGGCTTACCTTCCTTATCTTGGGAAGCGACTTCATGCAACAAGACGGCTATTTCTTTATCCGCCAGGTGCAACCGATCTTCCTCAGGATCCGCTTGGTAACAAACGAGGGTCTGATCCTTGCCGTTGGGCTCCAATGGTAAAAACTGCTCGGCCGTCCATTCCTCCGAACCATGCCCGCTAAAGTGAAACCAGACCATATCCTCCGCTTCCGCAACGCACAAAAAGGACCTAAAGGCTTTCACGATTTGCTGGTAGGTCGCCGCTTCGTTGAGCAATTGACAAATTTGCAAGGAGCCCCAAGTCTGAATGGGCAATCCATCCAATGTCATTAAGACTGGTGGAGTCTCGGCCTGAACGCCAACTGGCCCATGATAGGTCTTTAGGTATTGAGCTACTTTATTTACATCCTTAACACAGCCATTAAGCCGAGAAATGGGAGAGGGATAGTCATCAATCCCAACCAGCAAAGCATAAATCTTTTTCACGACACCTTATCTTTATCAATTTCGGCTTTAATGTTTAAAACTTTTAGGGTATCGCTCAAGATTTGGGCGCCTTCCAAGTTAGCAAGGGCATCCATCTGGAGGGTTTCATCGCGCCCTAGGGTATAGATAATATAATCAACGTCTTGAGGGCGGTACAGGAGCACCAGATCGGTAAACATATTGTAGGCACCCTTGGTCATTTTGATGTTGGTTTCTTTATTGGCTTGGATAGCGGCTGAACCAGCGGCTGCAAAGGTTTTGCAATCAATCAGGTTGCCGCTGTTATCGATATAACTTTCTCCTGCGATCACCTGGCAGCCTTCCGACCAGGTCGGTTTGTCGGTTGCACCATCGCGGCCAATCCCGGTCCAATGGATGTTGATCGTCGTATTAGGGGAATTATCGAGCCCTTTTTCGATGTCTGCTTCGGTAAGGGAGTTATCATTGGTGATTTTATCATCCCTAAAAACTAAAACGCCACGCTGGTAAGGATTTAAGCCCTGGTAACATTTGGCCTTGTTTTTATCAGACACATTGTGCCATCCAAAACGGAACTTGTGCTGCCCTTCTACCAGAAAAGCCTCATCTTTTCGCCCGGTTTTGTCCTGCTTCGGATCCGTAGATCCCCAAAATTTAAACACCATGCCATTGATCAACAACACAAAAACGTCATCATTGGCTCTGTTGACACCAGATTTGTCTTCATTTCGGCGAATCCCGATGAGGTGAACTTCGTTGGGGTTAACTGTCCAATCGGCCGTTTTAAACGTATCGAGTGGTTCTTGGCCGGATGGCGCATTGAGGGTTTCGACTGCTTTATTGACTGTATCAATAATCAAATGGGAATGATTTAGATAATGTGTTTTAGCCGTTTTAATGAAATTTAGCCATTTATTAAATTCGGGGCTGGGAATACCGCGCGTCCATTTTTTTGCAACTTTACCTTGTTCCTGCCAATCTTTCATTAAAGCCCAGGTCGTTTTATCGACGATCCCGTTAGGAATCATCTTTTTGTTTTCACCATAAACGCGCTCGTATTCCTGGAACAGGCGAACACCCGCCTGGGTACCATAGCCAAAAAAACCATCCGCTTCACTCTTGGGAGGGAAAATTCCCGCATGAATTAGAAAAGTTTGCAGTGTTTTTACGGCTAATCCTTTTTTAGGTTTAAGCGCAACCCAAGCGAATAAATCGCCATTGCGCATCTTTGTAAATTTCTCCTTTTCAATGATTCGTTGATGGTATTGCTTCAGGAAGGGTTTGATATAGTCTTCCTCCGAAAGATGATCATCGTAATGACCTAAACAGAGGGTCTCTTGCATCACTTCCTCTGTGATAGGGATAGCGGGGATGAGTGGCTCCTTGGGTTTTTCTGGTTCCTGAGGCGGCGGCGGCGTTACTACAGTAATGGGCGTTGGTTCCTTGGTTGTAGGATTTTCTTCTGTTTTTCTTGAAAAAAGCTTAACGAAGAATGCTATGATATGTTTAATGAAGTTCATAAAGAAGGCGTTTTAGGTTATAAACTTAAAGATAAACTATTCCCCTATTTACTGCATACTTTTAGAATATTGACGTACTTTTTGTAGTAATGGCATGGCTGTTTTTCTTTTTGGAGAAAAGCCAAATGTCTTTTGGGCCATCCTTTTGAGTAAAATGGCGAAATTGGTAAAAGTAACTGGTCCTAATGCAATCAACCCATGCCCTTCTATGTATAAAGGATTGGCATTGACATAGAAATTAATATCTGGGTCTTGCCGATATTTGAATGGAATTTGCGTGTTGACATCATTGACAACCTGTGCGTCCTTCTTTACCGTCCCTGTTTGCGGACAATAAGCATTCCCATAATGGGTCTTTCCTATATAATCAACCACGTCTTTCTCATCACCTAGCTGGTTGTTTTTGTAGGAGGGATAACCATTTTTCAGGGTTTTTGTAATAACTAAATAGGCTTTGTAGGTAAGGCAGTCTGCCCAGAAATAGCTTTTCGAGGTAAGCAATTCCGGCAGGAACTTCAGACAAAGCTTGGCACCGGTCGTTGGAATCAAGGATTTCCCCCTATAGTTGGCATCAATGATGGTTTGACCAAAATAGAACAACAATCTTTTCTTACCATTGATGGTGGTACGGTTAATGCGCAATCCGGTAAAGCCGATGATCTTATTCTCGACGGTAAAAAGGGAAAAGTGGTTGTTTTTTTCCATTCTTTCCATAAAGTAGGCTTTACTGTAGTCGTAGTATTTGCTGTACACATCCCACATTTCTTCTTTCACTGCTGGGCTTAATTCATTGCTTACAATACTTACTTTGATTTTTGAAGTCTTCCTATTCGATGCCATTTTGAAGTAACTTTTGTTTGGTTGATGCTTCAAAACTATTGGCAAATCAGGCGGATCCCGAGAGACTCGAAGTAGGTGGTAAAAAGTCACGGGTAAGGGGTAGACTAGACTTTGTAAGTGGCTTTCCAGGTTGAAAAATGGAAGGTTCATGGTTGGAAGCAAGATTTTTTTGACTACATAGCGCGCGTAGAGCGTTTTTCTTTCTCCGCGTACTCCGCTCCGCTGTGTAGCTCAGCGTAACTCTTCCCTTGGCTTTTTAGGTGCGCAGAGGAGCAGAGGCAACTCCTAATTAACGATGCATCGGAGCAATAGACTTGTTTAATTCAATTGGAATCAGGATATTACCCTCTCAAATCGGTGTCTCCTTGCGCTATGAAGAAACCCAAGATTCTTTTTACACACTCCTATTTCACCCCGTTTGACCCCAAGCAATTGGCCTGGAACAAACCTTATCCGCCATTGATGACGATACAGGCGGCAGCCATCATGCGAGCGGCAGGTTATCCAGTTCTATTGTTTGACGTAATGTTCCTCGATCGAGCGGACCGAATTGAAAAGGTATTGGAGGAAGCGCAACCGGAGTTCCTGGTCATCTTTGATGATGGCTTCAATTACCTGACCAAAATGTGCCTCACCAATATGCGGGAGGCAGCCTGGGAAATGGCAGCACTGGCCAAACGACGGGGCGCCAAGGTCATTGCCTGTAGCTCCGATGCCACGGATCATTACGAAGACTATTTGGCGCATGGTGTTGACTTTGTTTTGACAGGAGAAGGAGAACAAAGTTTGTTGGAATTGATAAACTGCCTGACAACAGGGCAGGACTATTCTATGCTTTTAGGCATAGCGTATACCAAAGAAGGAAAAGTTATCAAACAACCCAATCGGCCAGTGATGCAAGACCTCGATACCTTGCCACTCCCCGCCTGGGACCTGATCGACATCGGTGCGTATCGGCAGCGATGGGAGCAACATTGGGGTTATTTTTCCATTAATATTGCCACCACCAGAGGTTGTCCCTATAAATGCAATTGGTGCGCCAAACCGATCTATGGCCACTCCTATAAAATGCGCAGTCCAGAACATGTGATAGCTGAAATCAAACTAATCCAACGACTATTTCCTTTTGAGCACATTTG from Saprospiraceae bacterium encodes:
- a CDS encoding radical SAM protein, translating into MKKPKILFTHSYFTPFDPKQLAWNKPYPPLMTIQAAAIMRAAGYPVLLFDVMFLDRADRIEKVLEEAQPEFLVIFDDGFNYLTKMCLTNMREAAWEMAALAKRRGAKVIACSSDATDHYEDYLAHGVDFVLTGEGEQSLLELINCLTTGQDYSMLLGIAYTKEGKVIKQPNRPVMQDLDTLPLPAWDLIDIGAYRQRWEQHWGYFSINIATTRGCPYKCNWCAKPIYGHSYKMRSPEHVIAEIKLIQRLFPFEHIWFCDDIFGLKRSWVMAFAELVKQEGLSFRYKIQSRADLLVKPQYIEALAASGCDEVWMGVESGSQRILDAMDKGISLSQIREANQLMRSYDIKPCFFIQFGYLDETAEDIKKTISLINELLPHDIGISVSYPLPGTLFFEKVKKDLFGKTNWTDSNDMDLMFENTYSPDFYKQLHHYVHQNYRMHLAKAQLKSLLKVPSSLRPATAKRALSYFPYRLKTYFSKQQLKAIDHEAANRI